The following are from one region of the Heterodontus francisci isolate sHetFra1 chromosome 34, sHetFra1.hap1, whole genome shotgun sequence genome:
- the LOC137349204 gene encoding zinc finger protein 214-like: MSHQRVHAVKRLFRCSHCGTEFRRSSELTVHEHAHTEERSFTCSECGKGFTTSSNLLKHQRVHTGERPFICSECGKGFTQSSHLLTHQRVHTGERPFTCLECGKGFSTSTDLRTHQHIHTGERPFTCSECGKGFTRSFLLLTHQRVHTGERPFTCSECGKAFTQSSTLLKHLRIHTGERPFTCSECGKGFTRSFLLLSHQRVHTRERPFTCSECGKGFTTSSDLLRHQRVHTGERPFTFSK, from the coding sequence ATGTCTCATCAACGTGTTCATGCTGTCAAGAGACTATTCAGATGCTCTCACTGTGGGACTGAGTTCAGGCGatcatctgaactcactgtacACGAGCATGCACACACTGAGGAGAGgtctttcacctgctcagagtgtgggaagggatttactacttcatccaacctgctgaaacaccagcgagttcacactggggagaggccgtttatctgctcagagtgtgggaagggattcactcaatcatcccacctgctgacacaccaacgagttcacactggggagaggccattcacctgcttagAGTGTGGTAAGGGATTCAGTACTTCAACCGACCTGCGAACACACCagcacattcacactggggagaggccattcacctgctcagagtgtgggaagggattcactcggtcatttctcctgctgacacaccagcgagttcacacgggggagaggccgttcacctgctcagagtgtgggaaggcattcactcagtcatccaccctaCTGAAACATctgcgcattcacactggggagaggccattcacgtgCTCCGAGTGTGGAAAAGGATTCACTCGGTCATTCCTCTTgctgtcacaccagcgagttcacactagggagaggccgttcacctgctcagagtgtgggaagggattcactacttcatctgacctgctgagacaccagcgagttcacaccggggagaggccattcaccttctCAAAGTGA